The proteins below are encoded in one region of Bacteroides uniformis:
- a CDS encoding ABC transporter ATP-binding protein, with translation MLQVENISFSYRKGRKEVLSDFSLSLEAGRVYGLLGKNGAGKSTLLYLMSGLLAPKRGRVMYHDTDMRRRLPVTLQDMFLVPEEFELPPISLVSYIELNSKFYPRFSKEDMVKYLHFFEMDMDADLGALSMGQKKKIFMSFALATNTSLLLMDEPTNGLDIPGKSQFRKFLASGMSDDKTIVISTHQVRDIDKVLDHVLIMDNSRVLLDESTASICSKLFFLESDDRELAATALYTLPSVQGNFLMLPNTEGEESEINLELLFGAVLAEPGKIAEMFHTKTNE, from the coding sequence ATGTTACAAGTAGAAAACATTTCATTTAGTTATCGCAAGGGGCGGAAAGAAGTCCTGAGCGATTTTTCACTTTCGCTGGAAGCCGGCCGGGTTTACGGTCTGTTGGGTAAGAACGGAGCCGGCAAGTCTACGTTGCTCTATCTGATGAGCGGTTTGTTGGCTCCCAAACGTGGGAGAGTGATGTATCATGATACCGACATGCGCCGCCGGTTGCCCGTCACGTTGCAGGACATGTTTCTGGTACCCGAGGAGTTCGAGCTGCCTCCTATTTCCTTGGTCAGCTATATTGAACTGAACAGTAAGTTCTATCCCCGTTTCAGCAAGGAAGACATGGTGAAGTACCTACATTTCTTCGAGATGGATATGGATGCTGATTTGGGAGCCTTGTCCATGGGGCAGAAAAAGAAAATCTTCATGAGTTTTGCGCTGGCCACCAATACTTCCCTGCTGCTGATGGATGAGCCTACCAATGGACTGGATATTCCGGGAAAGAGCCAGTTCCGCAAATTTCTGGCTTCGGGTATGTCGGACGACAAGACGATTGTCATTTCCACCCATCAGGTGCGTGACATTGACAAAGTACTGGACCATGTGCTGATTATGGACAACAGCCGCGTATTGCTGGACGAATCCACTGCCAGCATTTGCAGTAAGCTGTTCTTCTTGGAGAGTGACGACCGGGAGTTGGCTGCGACTGCCTTGTACACGCTTCCCTCCGTACAAGGCAATTTCTTGATGCTGCCCAATACGGAAGGTGAGGAATCGGAGATTAATCTTGAACTGCTGTTTGGCGCCGTACTTGCAGAGCCTGGGAAGATAGCGGAAATGTTTCACACTAAAACAAATGAATAA
- a CDS encoding tetratricopeptide repeat protein: MNANMKRRFVFCLGAMLFAGTLAAQTPVPEWQAGVDKVKSLIKTNPEQASDAAGELLKGKNKKNVELVTSVARAYLDAGQLKEAETYLEMARKADNKAPAVSVLEGDIAFARKDIGKACQLYEQAIYFDSNYKDAYLKYAQAYKSASPSQAIEKLNQLKAIAPDCLEADKELAEVYYATNRFGKAADTYAKFIDTPVATEDDILKYAFALFLNHDFEKSLAVAQKGLQKNARHAAFNRLVMYNNVDLKRYDEAEKAADAFFNASDNADYSCLDYRYHGALLSALKKYDQAIEEYGKALEKDESQVDLWREIADAYELKNDYTQAIAAYKKYYDSLAQGKKTSENLFQLGRLYYGEGTSSDTLSVQSADRMAALQAADSVFALVAEQAPDSYLGDMWRARTHSAMDPETTEGLAKPYYEKVVDVLLAKNEPRYNSALIECYSYLGYYYLLKSDYATSKEYWNKILAIDPTNATANKALDGIK; this comes from the coding sequence ATGAATGCTAACATGAAACGTAGATTTGTATTTTGTTTGGGAGCGATGCTGTTTGCAGGTACGCTCGCCGCACAAACGCCGGTGCCCGAATGGCAGGCGGGGGTGGATAAAGTAAAAAGTCTGATAAAGACGAATCCGGAGCAGGCTTCCGACGCAGCCGGAGAACTGCTGAAGGGCAAGAACAAGAAAAATGTGGAGCTTGTGACTTCCGTGGCCCGTGCCTATCTGGATGCAGGACAGCTGAAAGAGGCGGAAACCTATCTGGAGATGGCAAGAAAGGCCGACAACAAGGCTCCGGCAGTTTCTGTACTCGAGGGTGACATCGCTTTTGCCCGGAAAGATATCGGAAAGGCATGCCAGCTTTATGAGCAAGCCATCTATTTTGATTCGAATTATAAGGATGCGTATCTGAAATATGCGCAGGCATACAAGTCTGCCAGTCCTTCGCAGGCCATAGAGAAGCTGAACCAGCTGAAGGCCATAGCTCCGGATTGCCTGGAAGCAGACAAGGAGCTGGCGGAAGTGTATTACGCCACCAACCGTTTTGGCAAGGCTGCCGACACCTATGCCAAGTTCATCGATACTCCCGTGGCTACGGAAGATGACATCCTGAAATATGCTTTTGCACTATTCCTGAACCACGACTTCGAGAAATCCTTGGCGGTGGCGCAGAAAGGTTTGCAGAAGAATGCCCGCCATGCCGCATTCAACCGGCTTGTGATGTACAACAATGTCGACCTCAAGCGTTATGACGAGGCAGAGAAGGCTGCCGATGCTTTCTTCAATGCTTCGGATAATGCCGATTATTCATGCTTGGATTACCGCTATCACGGTGCTCTGTTGAGTGCTCTGAAGAAATATGACCAGGCCATTGAGGAATATGGTAAGGCATTGGAGAAGGATGAGAGTCAGGTGGATTTGTGGCGTGAGATTGCCGATGCTTATGAATTGAAAAACGACTATACCCAAGCCATTGCTGCTTATAAAAAGTACTATGACTCGCTGGCACAAGGTAAAAAGACGTCCGAAAACTTATTCCAGTTAGGGCGTCTGTACTACGGAGAGGGTACGTCCTCGGACACTCTCTCCGTTCAGTCTGCCGACCGCATGGCGGCATTGCAGGCTGCCGACTCTGTGTTCGCACTTGTTGCCGAACAAGCTCCCGACAGTTATTTGGGAGATATGTGGCGCGCCCGCACACACTCTGCCATGGACCCCGAAACTACAGAGGGATTGGCGAAACCTTATTACGAGAAGGTGGTGGACGTACTGCTTGCCAAAAACGAACCGAGGTACAACTCTGCATTGATAGAGTGTTACAGTTATCTGGGCTACTACTATCTGTTGAAGAGTGACTATGCTACTTCGAAAGAGTACTGGAATAAAATTCTGGCTATCGACCCCACCAATGCCACAGCAAACAAGGCATTGGACGGCATCAAATAG
- a CDS encoding PstS family phosphate ABC transporter substrate-binding protein produces the protein MKTVKQLQLSGLLVLLTLLSACQSKPKDGQTDTYTSGVIAIAADESFQPIVQEEIDVFEGLFPLAGIVPRYVTEVDAVNLLLKDSLRLAITSRRLTPEEMNSFNSRKFFPQEIKIATDGLALITHLGNPDSLISVKDIRRILTGDAKQWKDIYPASRLGDISLVFDNKNSSTVRFAVDSICKGVPLSSQLKALKTNREVIDYVARTPDAIGIIGVNWLSDRNDSTGLSFSKEVRLMSVSAADKAMPDNSYKPYQAYLYYGDYPLARSIYALLNDPRSALPWGFASFLASDRGQRIILKSGLVPATQPVRVVNVKDE, from the coding sequence ATGAAAACGGTGAAACAACTTCAGCTTTCAGGCTTGCTGGTGCTGCTGACTCTGCTGTCTGCCTGCCAAAGCAAGCCCAAGGACGGACAAACGGATACGTATACCTCCGGTGTGATTGCAATTGCTGCGGACGAAAGTTTCCAGCCTATTGTGCAGGAAGAAATTGACGTGTTCGAAGGACTGTTCCCCTTGGCAGGAATTGTGCCCCGTTATGTGACGGAAGTCGATGCCGTCAACCTCTTGCTCAAGGACAGTCTGCGGTTGGCAATAACCAGTCGCAGACTGACTCCCGAAGAGATGAATTCCTTCAATAGCCGGAAGTTTTTTCCGCAGGAGATAAAGATTGCTACGGACGGGCTGGCATTGATAACCCATCTTGGCAATCCGGATTCATTGATTAGTGTGAAGGACATCCGCCGCATCCTGACGGGTGATGCGAAGCAGTGGAAAGATATCTATCCGGCTTCCCGTCTGGGGGATATCAGTCTTGTGTTTGACAACAAGAACTCCAGTACCGTACGTTTTGCTGTCGATTCCATCTGTAAGGGTGTACCGCTTTCCAGTCAGTTGAAAGCGTTGAAAACCAATAGGGAGGTGATTGACTACGTGGCCCGCACGCCTGATGCCATCGGTATTATCGGCGTGAACTGGCTGAGCGACCGGAATGACAGTACGGGGCTCTCTTTCAGTAAAGAGGTGCGGCTGATGTCCGTCAGTGCTGCTGACAAGGCCATGCCGGACAACAGTTACAAACCCTATCAGGCGTATTTGTATTACGGTGATTATCCGTTGGCACGCAGCATCTATGCCTTGTTGAATGATCCGCGGAGCGCACTTCCGTGGGGATTTGCCTCTTTCCTCGCTTCCGACCGGGGACAGCGGATTATATTGAAGTCGGGATTGGTCCCCGCCACCCAACCGGTGCGCGTGGTGAACGTCAAGGATGAATAA
- a CDS encoding GntR family transcriptional regulator produces MNFKESKAIYLQIADRICDEVLLGQYQEEERIPSVREYAAVVEVNANTVMRSYDYLQTQGVIYNKRGIGYFVSVGARKLILSLRKEYFLKEEVDYFFKQIFTLGISAEELSGMYQEFIKKQK; encoded by the coding sequence ATGAACTTTAAGGAAAGCAAAGCCATCTACCTGCAAATAGCAGACCGCATTTGCGACGAGGTACTTCTCGGGCAATATCAGGAGGAAGAACGTATTCCTTCGGTACGGGAATATGCGGCTGTGGTAGAGGTCAACGCCAATACGGTGATGCGTTCGTACGACTACTTGCAGACGCAAGGAGTGATTTACAACAAGCGGGGTATCGGCTATTTTGTGTCGGTAGGTGCACGTAAGCTGATTCTTTCGTTGAGGAAAGAGTATTTTCTGAAGGAGGAAGTGGATTATTTCTTCAAGCAGATTTTCACGCTGGGCATCTCTGCCGAGGAGTTGTCCGGGATGTATCAGGAGTTTATCAAGAAACAAAAATAA
- a CDS encoding helix-turn-helix domain-containing protein, with protein sequence MKNEEKIYQLNTYNIAEYTSTDYTDNDIAILGDFKNLLFNKYFKLNANIYVVCVKGRLQININTQKYAIYPGEMLICMPNMILSNCTTSSDFKGAMFCLSTQITQKYLHKSSDIWNKAFYISQNPVVRIDKDRVQLFDLYYKVIRARMKQAEQPYYKEVIRSLIRTMLYELLADLNQLSTPPESQMVKRSNILFKRFLDLLACTEVKKRSISYYAGKLCVTPKYLSTVCKKVSGKTAFEWINDYVVEDIKYFLKYSNKSIKEISEHQDFPNISFFGKYVKTHLGTSPTDYRKQSLPPRGTLQQKRRS encoded by the coding sequence ATGAAAAACGAAGAAAAGATTTACCAACTTAACACATACAATATAGCAGAATATACAAGTACGGACTATACCGACAACGATATTGCTATACTTGGAGATTTCAAGAACTTGCTTTTCAACAAGTATTTCAAGTTGAATGCAAACATCTATGTGGTCTGTGTAAAAGGAAGACTGCAGATAAACATCAATACCCAAAAATATGCTATCTACCCCGGTGAGATGCTGATTTGTATGCCCAATATGATTCTGAGCAATTGCACAACCAGTTCCGACTTCAAGGGCGCCATGTTCTGTCTGTCGACCCAGATTACACAGAAGTACCTTCATAAAAGTAGTGACATATGGAACAAGGCTTTCTATATCAGCCAGAATCCGGTAGTACGCATTGACAAGGACAGAGTGCAACTGTTCGATTTATACTATAAGGTGATACGTGCCCGAATGAAACAAGCGGAGCAGCCCTACTACAAAGAAGTCATCAGGTCGCTGATACGCACCATGCTGTATGAGCTGCTGGCAGATTTAAACCAGTTGAGCACCCCTCCCGAAAGCCAAATGGTGAAGCGGAGCAACATTCTATTCAAGAGATTCCTCGACCTGCTGGCCTGCACCGAGGTGAAAAAACGTTCTATTTCCTATTATGCGGGTAAGCTGTGTGTTACTCCCAAATATCTTTCCACCGTCTGCAAAAAGGTCAGCGGAAAGACAGCCTTCGAGTGGATAAACGATTATGTGGTCGAAGACATCAAATATTTTCTGAAGTATTCCAATAAGTCTATCAAGGAGATTTCCGAGCATCAGGATTTCCCCAACATCTCCTTTTTCGGGAAGTATGTGAAGACACACTTAGGCACTTCACCCACGGACTACCGCAAGCAATCACTGCCTCCAAGGGGGACCCTGCAACAAAAAAGGAGGAGCTAA